In Nicotiana tabacum cultivar K326 chromosome 17, ASM71507v2, whole genome shotgun sequence, one DNA window encodes the following:
- the LOC107804387 gene encoding uncharacterized protein LOC107804387, whose amino-acid sequence MCFFKGSFLNNMKTLKTFGKTMQFNRNLSTSSSSFFVFKPMQQLHNNSHTIIPLPVSSNFRNFSTDTDYKLPTPINLGIHFVPQQTAYVVERLGQYTTTLNPGLNYLIPFVDKVQYVHSLKEQAILISKQTGITKDNVPIEMDGVFYIRIVDHVLASYGADDPIYAVVQLAQTTMRSELGKITLDKTFEERVELNRNILKAINDRPLRTDWGIECLRYEIKDITPPKGVKVAMERQAEAERKKRAQVLVSEGQRQADVNVADGKKMAVILESEAAKKDQVNRAKGEADAIFANAQATAPAISEVSRAILENGGADATSLRVAEQYVEAFEKINKVGTVMLIPEDAGDTASLISQAVTIHNKLSTSK is encoded by the coding sequence ATGTGTTTCTTCAAAGGAAGTTTTCTCAACAACATGAAAACGCTCAAAACCTTTGGAAAAACCATGCAGTTTAACAGAAACCtctcaacttcttcttcttctttttttgtatttAAACCCATGCAACAATTACACAACAATTCTCATACCATAATCCCTTTACCTGTGTCCTCCAATTTCCGCAACTTCAGCACTGATACTGATTACAAACTCCCGACACCTATAAACTTAGGTATCCACTTTGTTCCCCAACAGACAGCCTATGTAGTCGAACGCCTAGGTCAGTATACGACAACACTGAATCCAGGCCTTAATTATTTGATCCCATTCGTCGATAAGGTCCAATACGTACACTCGTTAAAGGAGCAGGCAATTCTGATTTCGAAACAAACTGGAATTACAAAAGACAATGTTCCAATTGAAATGGATGGTGTGTTTTACATCAGAATTGTTGATCATGTTTTAGCTTCTTATGGAGCAGACGACCCTATTTACGCTGTGGTCCAGTTAGCACAAACTACAATGAGGAGTGAACTCGGGAAAATTACACTTGATAAGACTTTTGAAGAGCGAGTTGAGTTGAATAGAAACATACTTAAGGCTATTAATGATCGGCCATTACGTACTGATTGGGGAATAGAGTGTTTAAGGTATGAGATTAAAGATATAACACCGCCAAAAGGTGTTAAAGTGGCTATGGAGAGACAAGCTGAAGCAGAGAGGAAAAAAAGGGCTCAAGTACTAGTTTCCGAAGGGCAACGACAAGCGGATGTTAATGTTGCAGATGGGAAGAAAATGGCTGTGATTTTGGAATCTGAGGCTGCTAAAAAAGATCAAGTGAATAGGGCTAAAGGAGAAGCTGATGCTATTTTTGCTAATGCTCAAGCGACGGCTCCAGCAATTTCTGAGGTGTCAAGAGCAATTCTTGAAAATGGAGGCGCTGATGCTACTAGTTTGAGGGTTGCTGAGCAGTATGTTGAAGCGTTTGAGAAGATAAATAAGGTTGGAACTGTAATGTTGATTCCTGAAGATGCTGGTGATACTGCTAGCTTAATTTCTCAAGCAGTTACTATACACAATAAACTTTCTACCAGTAAATAG
- the LOC107804388 gene encoding early nodulin-like protein 20, with product MRTEGVILLTMLLGMIKWAASGLDKVGGKYGWTQNVNYTDWAVHRHFYVGDWLYYVFDKHLYSVLEVNQTNYEQCIDRDFITNITRGGRDVYQLTQARPYYFISSGGYCFHGMKLAINVEQQPLPTSPAPSSFSSAKINASPPQIGKHFITAAVVFVVTLVCSC from the exons ATGAGAACAGAGGGGGTGATACTGCTGACGATGTTATTGGGAATGATAAAGTGGGCGGCCAGTGGGCTTGATAAGGTGGGCGGCAAATATGGCTGGACACAGAATGTTAACTACACTGATTGGGCGGTTCATCGCCATTTTTACGTGGGAGATTGGCTTT ATTATGTATTTGACAAGCATCTTTACAGCGTGCTGGAGGTGAACCAAACGAACTATGAGCAGTGCATTGATCGCGATTTTATAACAAACATTACAAGGGGTGGGCGAGATGTTTATCAGCTAACTCAGGCAAGACCTTATTACTTTATCAGCAGTGGAGGTTACTGCTTCCATGGAATGAAATTAGCTATAAATGTTGAACAACAACCTTTGCCAACTTCTCCTGCACCTTCTTCTTTTTCATCAGCCAAAATTAATGCTTCTCCGCCCCAGATTGGCAAACATTTTATTACAGCAGCTGTTGTCTTTGTGGTTACTCTTGTTTGCTCGTGCTAG
- the LOC107804389 gene encoding early nodulin-like protein 17, whose protein sequence is MEVVGRRSFGWPTMAVLLTCALLVMVPEVYSVRYIVGSRMGWTGNVNYTNWAKDKHFYNGDWLYFVYDRNQASVLELNKTNYENCITDHPLHNYTTGAGRDVVPLNVTKTYYFASSGGFCYGGMKVAIHVEKAPPPPKAAQVRSGSTNVLTSFTGQILVPALFATSAVWNAFLRLW, encoded by the exons ATGGAGGTGGTGGGAAGGAGGAGCTTCGGTTGGCCGACAATGGCGGTGTTGCTAACATGCGCCTTGTTGGTGATGGTACCTGAAGTCTACTCGGTTCGGTACATTGTGGGATCGAGAATGGGATGGACTGGCAATGTCAATTACACTAATTGGGCTAAGGACAAACATTTCTACAACGGCGACTGGCTTT ATTTTGTCTATGACAGGAACCAGGCGAGTGTGCTTGAGCTAAACAAGACCAACTACGAGAACTGCATTACAGATCATCCTCTCCACAATTACACCACTGGAGCAGGAAGGGACGTGGTTCCACTTAATGTGACGAAGACCTACTATTTCGCTAGTAGTGGAGGATTCTGCTACGGAGGCATGAAAGTGGCTATTCATGTGGAAAAAGCACCTCCACCACCAAAAGCCGCTCAAGTACGCAGCGGTTCAACAAATGTGCTCACCTCTTTTACAGGGCAAATACTGGTACCAGCTCTTTTTGCAACTTCTGCTGTGTGGAATGCATTTCTTCGACTCTGGTAG
- the LOC107804390 gene encoding chorismate mutase 1, chloroplastic isoform X2 — protein sequence MEAQLLKLPSPSLTSTNSSKHSNLLARQKWSNFCKFQLPNSGSTITIRPLQASATSLGLGPKNRIDETESYTLDGIRNSLIRQEDSIIFSLVERAQYCYNAETYDPDVFVMDGFHGSLVEYIVKETEKLHAKVLHSIADSININVKIWEMYFKNLLPRLVKEGDDGNFGSTAVCDTICLQVLSKRIHYGKFVAEAKFRASPDVYKAAIRAQDSNGLMDLLTYPTVEEAITRRVEMKTRTYGQEFNINGPENGGDPVYKIKPSLVAELYGDWIMPLTKEVQVEYLLRRLD from the exons ATGGAAGCCCAATTGTTAAAACTCCCTTCTCCTTCCTTAACAAGTACCAATTCTTCAAAACACAGTAACCTTTTAGCCCGTCAAAAATGGTCAAATTTTTGTAAGTTTCAATTACCCAATTCAGGTAGTACCATTACTATTCGCCCCCTTCAAGCTTCTGCTACTTCTCTTGG ACTTGGGCCAAAGAATAGAATAGATGAGACGGAAAGTTACACTCTTGATGGTATAAGGAACTCTTTAATTCGACAAGAAGATAGCATAATATTCAGCCTTGTAGAGAGAGCTCAGTACTGTTACAATGCAGAGACGTATGATCCTGATGTTTTTGTGATGGATGGGTTCCATGGCTCTTTGGTTGAATATATTGTCAAAGAAACTGAAAAGCTTCATGCTAAG gTTTTGCATTCAATTGCTGATTCCATAAATATCAATGTCAAAATATGGGAGATGTATTTCAAGAATCTCCTCCCAAGATTAGTAAAGGAAGGCGACGATGGTAATTTTGGATCTACAGCAGTTTGTGACACTATTTGCTTGCAG GTCCTGTCGAAGAGAATTCATTATGGGAAATTTGTCGCTGAAGCAAAATTTCGAGCCTCACCAGATGTCTATAAGGCTGCCATAAGAGCACAA GACAGCAACGGACTGATGGATTTGTTGACCTACCCTACTGTTGAAGAGGCTATCACGAGGAGAGTAGAAATGAAAACCAGAACTTATGGACAAGAATTTAACATCAATGGACCGGAAAATGGAGGTGACCCAGTGTACAAAATAAAACCAAGCCTAGTTGCTGAGTTGTACGGCGACTGGATCATGCCATTGACAAAGGAAGTTCAAGTTGAGTATCTTCTAAGAAGACTGgattag
- the LOC107804390 gene encoding chorismate mutase 1, chloroplastic isoform X1 has translation MEAQLLKLPSPSLTSTNSSKHSNLLARQKWSNFCKFQLPNSGSTITIRPLQASATSLGLGPKNRIDETESYTLDGIRNSLIRQEDSIIFSLVERAQYCYNAETYDPDVFVMDGFHGSLVEYIVKETEKLHAKVGRYKSPDEHPFFPKELPEPMLPPMQFPKVLHSIADSININVKIWEMYFKNLLPRLVKEGDDGNFGSTAVCDTICLQVLSKRIHYGKFVAEAKFRASPDVYKAAIRAQDSNGLMDLLTYPTVEEAITRRVEMKTRTYGQEFNINGPENGGDPVYKIKPSLVAELYGDWIMPLTKEVQVEYLLRRLD, from the exons ATGGAAGCCCAATTGTTAAAACTCCCTTCTCCTTCCTTAACAAGTACCAATTCTTCAAAACACAGTAACCTTTTAGCCCGTCAAAAATGGTCAAATTTTTGTAAGTTTCAATTACCCAATTCAGGTAGTACCATTACTATTCGCCCCCTTCAAGCTTCTGCTACTTCTCTTGG ACTTGGGCCAAAGAATAGAATAGATGAGACGGAAAGTTACACTCTTGATGGTATAAGGAACTCTTTAATTCGACAAGAAGATAGCATAATATTCAGCCTTGTAGAGAGAGCTCAGTACTGTTACAATGCAGAGACGTATGATCCTGATGTTTTTGTGATGGATGGGTTCCATGGCTCTTTGGTTGAATATATTGTCAAAGAAACTGAAAAGCTTCATGCTAAG GTTGGAAGGTATAAAAGCCCTGATGAGCACCCATTCTTCCCTAAAGAATTACCTGAGCCAATGTTGCCACCCATGCAGTTCCCAAAG gTTTTGCATTCAATTGCTGATTCCATAAATATCAATGTCAAAATATGGGAGATGTATTTCAAGAATCTCCTCCCAAGATTAGTAAAGGAAGGCGACGATGGTAATTTTGGATCTACAGCAGTTTGTGACACTATTTGCTTGCAG GTCCTGTCGAAGAGAATTCATTATGGGAAATTTGTCGCTGAAGCAAAATTTCGAGCCTCACCAGATGTCTATAAGGCTGCCATAAGAGCACAA GACAGCAACGGACTGATGGATTTGTTGACCTACCCTACTGTTGAAGAGGCTATCACGAGGAGAGTAGAAATGAAAACCAGAACTTATGGACAAGAATTTAACATCAATGGACCGGAAAATGGAGGTGACCCAGTGTACAAAATAAAACCAAGCCTAGTTGCTGAGTTGTACGGCGACTGGATCATGCCATTGACAAAGGAAGTTCAAGTTGAGTATCTTCTAAGAAGACTGgattag
- the LOC107804391 gene encoding LOW QUALITY PROTEIN: uncharacterized protein LOC107804391 (The sequence of the model RefSeq protein was modified relative to this genomic sequence to represent the inferred CDS: inserted 1 base in 1 codon; deleted 1 base in 1 codon) translates to MRVKKQRRAVWFYTSCFGFREPFKILCDGTFLHHLVVNRITPANIALANILGVTVKLFTTRCVLAELKSLGGCYRESLNVANNLITARCDHEKRKSAVACITEVIGENNSEHFFVATQDAVLRRKRYLDSLVPVIYALRNAFFLEQPSSFQRQFAKSAEEERLHMTDLEYNMLRLRKKRRLSDDEQGVSLDAPEEEVDNFPAVQTINYQTNAKRTGSDVKDIVRFKRIKAKGPNPLSXKKKKKSVVTHVTTSGKESKNGDGNVRSRRKRERLNEHKNVVEGNI, encoded by the exons ATGAGAGTGAAAAAGCAGAGGAGAGCCGTGTGGTTTTACACGTCTTGTTTTGGGTTTAGAGAGCCATTTAAAATCCTTTGTGACGGAACATTTTTGCATCATCTTGTTGTGAATCGCATTACCCCTGCTAATATTGCATTGGCAAATATTCTAGGCGTCACAGTTAAACTTTTTACTACCAG ATGTGTTCTTGCAGAGTTGAAGAGCCTCGGTGGTTGCTATCGTGAATCACTGAATGTAGCTAATAACCTTATTACTGCACG ATGTGACCATGAGAAGCGGAAAAGTGCTGTAGCTTGCATAACTGAAGTTATTGGAGAGAACAATTCTGAACACTTTTTTGTCGCTACTCAAGATGCTGTTTTGCGGAGAAAAAGGTATTTGGACTCACT TGTGCCTGTAATTTATGCTCTTAGGAATGCATTTTTTCTAGAACAACCATCATCATTTCAACGTCAATTTGCCAAATCTGCTGAAGAAGAACGCCTTCATATGACTGACCTGGAGTACAATATGCTTAGACTTAGGAAAAAGAGGAGATTGTCTGATGATGAACAAGGGGTTTCTTTGGATGCACCAGAGGAAGAGGTAGACAATTTTCCAGCAGTTCAGACTATCAACTATCAA ACAAATGCTAAGAGGACTGGAAGTGATGTCAAGGATATTGTTCGCTTCAAGAGAATTAAAGCTAAG GGTCCAAATCCACTAT acaagaagaaaaagaaatctgTGGTTACACATGTTACTACATCGGGAAAG GAAAGCAAGAATGGTGATGGAAATGTGAGAAGCAGGAGGAAAAGGGAGAGGTTGAACGAGCACAAAAATGTAGTGGAAGGAAATATTTAG